A window from Erythrobacter sp. YJ-T3-07 encodes these proteins:
- a CDS encoding disulfide bond formation protein B, with protein sequence MIDTPAARTARWIVLLVPALLLGGAYISQYVFGLYPCEMCWWQRYPHFAALALALLAFVAPPRRLWIALAVLAIIASGLIGLFHAGVEYHWWQGITGCAAIPSSSEGGSALDAIMNTPLVRCDEAAWRLFGISLAGYNFLISSAAVIAAISLLAKKGKRA encoded by the coding sequence ATGATCGACACCCCCGCCGCGCGCACCGCCCGCTGGATCGTCCTGCTCGTCCCCGCGCTGCTGCTGGGCGGGGCTTATATCAGCCAGTACGTCTTCGGCCTGTACCCGTGCGAGATGTGCTGGTGGCAACGCTACCCGCACTTTGCTGCGCTGGCGCTGGCGCTGCTCGCTTTCGTCGCCCCGCCGCGGCGGCTGTGGATCGCCCTCGCGGTGCTGGCGATCATCGCCTCGGGCCTGATCGGGCTGTTCCATGCAGGGGTGGAGTATCACTGGTGGCAGGGGATCACCGGCTGCGCGGCAATCCCCTCGTCCAGCGAAGGGGGCAGTGCGCTCGACGCGATCATGAACACGCCGCTGGTGCGCTGCGATGAGGCCGCCTGGCGACTGTTCGGGATCTCGCTGGCGGGCTACAACTTCCTGATATCGAGTGCGGCGGTCATCGCCGCAATTTCGCTGCTGGCGAAGAAGGGCAAGCGCGCATGA
- a CDS encoding demethoxyubiquinone hydroxylase family protein has translation MKDHIHRMIRVDQAGEFGATRIYAGQLAVMGDRGPHSGEIAAMARQEDEHHDAFNRLVAERGVRPTALHPFWSVAGYALGAATALIGPKAAMACTAAVETEIDLHYSKQLDELKDADEDPELQGMIEQFREEEREHHDAAIAAGAEETPGYPLLSAAIRLGCRAAIRLSERV, from the coding sequence ATGAAAGACCATATCCACCGGATGATCCGGGTCGATCAGGCAGGCGAGTTCGGCGCAACGCGCATCTATGCCGGGCAGCTGGCGGTGATGGGCGATCGCGGGCCGCATTCGGGCGAGATCGCCGCAATGGCGCGGCAGGAAGACGAACATCACGACGCGTTCAACCGGCTGGTCGCAGAGCGGGGCGTACGCCCGACCGCGCTGCACCCGTTCTGGTCTGTCGCAGGCTACGCGCTGGGCGCGGCGACCGCGCTGATCGGGCCCAAGGCCGCGATGGCCTGCACCGCCGCTGTCGAGACCGAGATCGACCTGCACTATTCCAAGCAGCTCGACGAGCTGAAGGATGCCGACGAAGATCCCGAACTGCAGGGCATGATCGAACAGTTCCGCGAGGAAGAGCGCGAGCATCATGATGCCGCGATCGCTGCCGGGGCAGAGGAAACCCCCGGATATCCACTGCTCTCCGCCGCGATCCGGCTGGGCTGCCGCGCCGCGATCCGTCTGTCCGAGCGGGTGTGA
- the wecB gene encoding non-hydrolyzing UDP-N-acetylglucosamine 2-epimerase — protein sequence MARTNTTAPLKIAIVFGTRPEAIKLFPLIHLLRDAPPFAPVVISTGQHRAMLDQVLDIAQVVPDHDLALMRADQSLDALTARLLTGIGETLDAEAPDWVVVQGDTASAMCGALAAFYRKIPICHVEAGLRSGDIHHPWPEEVNRKVIGTMAALHCAPTQTAADALRRENIDPATIHVTGNTVIDALHWVLGAIDRTPALAADLHTAARSFAGKRIIGVTTHRRENFGEGMRAVARAIRAIAERDDTAVLFPVHLNPNVRATMHDELGGLGNVALLEPLDYPNFAALMQASTLMLTDSGGVQEEAPALGKPVLVMRATTERPEGVEAGTARLVGTDPEAIQREVFRLLDDEAAYAAMAQAHNPFGDGHASQRIAQLMAQY from the coding sequence ATGGCCCGCACGAACACCACCGCGCCGCTCAAGATTGCGATCGTCTTCGGCACCCGGCCGGAGGCGATCAAGCTCTTCCCGCTGATCCACCTGCTGCGCGACGCCCCGCCCTTTGCGCCGGTGGTGATCTCCACCGGGCAGCACCGCGCGATGCTCGATCAGGTGCTCGATATCGCGCAGGTCGTGCCCGATCACGATCTTGCGTTGATGCGCGCCGACCAGAGCCTCGACGCGCTGACCGCACGGCTGCTGACCGGAATCGGCGAAACACTCGATGCCGAGGCGCCCGACTGGGTGGTCGTGCAGGGCGACACCGCCAGCGCGATGTGCGGCGCGCTCGCCGCGTTCTACCGCAAGATCCCCATCTGCCACGTCGAGGCGGGCCTGCGCAGCGGCGACATTCACCATCCCTGGCCCGAAGAGGTCAACCGCAAGGTGATCGGCACGATGGCCGCGCTCCACTGCGCGCCGACGCAGACCGCCGCCGACGCGCTGCGGCGCGAGAATATCGACCCCGCGACAATTCACGTCACCGGCAATACCGTGATCGACGCGCTCCACTGGGTGCTCGGCGCGATCGACCGTACACCCGCTCTCGCGGCGGATCTGCACACGGCGGCACGGAGCTTTGCAGGCAAGCGGATCATCGGCGTGACCACCCACCGGCGGGAGAATTTCGGCGAGGGGATGCGCGCGGTTGCCCGGGCGATTCGCGCGATCGCGGAGCGGGACGATACCGCCGTACTGTTCCCCGTCCACCTCAACCCCAATGTCCGCGCGACCATGCACGACGAGCTTGGCGGGCTTGGCAATGTCGCGCTGCTCGAACCGCTCGACTATCCCAATTTCGCCGCACTGATGCAGGCGAGCACGTTGATGCTGACCGACAGCGGCGGCGTGCAGGAAGAAGCGCCCGCGCTGGGCAAGCCGGTGCTGGTGATGCGCGCCACGACCGAGCGGCCCGAAGGGGTCGAGGCGGGCACGGCCAGGCTGGTCGGCACCGATCCCGAAGCGATCCAGCGCGAGGTGTTTCGCCTGCTCGACGACGAGGCTGCCTATGCCGCGATGGCGCAGGCGCACAATCCGTTCGGCGATGGCCACGCATCGCAGCGGATCGCGCAACTCATGGCTCAGTACTAA
- a CDS encoding NAD-dependent epimerase/dehydratase family protein, producing MNILVTGAAGFIGAALAEALVARGDRVIGIDNLNPYYAVSLKRDRLARVAATAGEAFRFIECDFGDHGALARALDGYGFDRIVHLGAQPGVRYSLENPRAYAHSNISGHLNMLELGRERGVDHLVYASSSSVYGGNEKVPFAVEDRVDHPYSLYAATKKADELMSESYAHLYRLPQTGLRFFTVYGPWGRPDMMPWIFTQKILKGEPIPVFNNGEMSRDFTYVDDIVRGIVACLDGPPGDDGATKPGGSVAPHALYNIGNNRSEELMRVIGIIEAACGRKAEIELLPMQKGDVPRTFADIDAIARDHGFQPETSADEGFPRFVSWFKAYHGID from the coding sequence GTGAACATTCTGGTTACCGGAGCGGCAGGCTTCATCGGTGCAGCGCTGGCCGAGGCACTGGTGGCGCGCGGCGACCGCGTGATCGGGATCGACAATCTCAACCCGTATTACGCGGTCTCTCTGAAGCGCGACCGCCTCGCGCGGGTCGCGGCGACGGCAGGCGAGGCGTTCCGCTTCATCGAATGCGATTTCGGCGATCACGGGGCGCTGGCGCGCGCGCTGGACGGGTACGGCTTCGACAGGATCGTTCATCTCGGCGCGCAGCCAGGGGTCCGCTATTCTCTGGAGAACCCGCGCGCCTATGCGCATTCCAACATTTCCGGCCATCTCAACATGCTGGAGCTCGGCCGCGAGAGGGGCGTCGACCATCTGGTCTATGCCAGCTCAAGCTCGGTCTATGGCGGAAACGAGAAGGTGCCTTTCGCGGTCGAGGACCGGGTCGATCACCCCTACTCGCTCTACGCCGCGACCAAGAAGGCCGACGAGTTGATGAGCGAAAGCTACGCCCATCTCTATCGCCTGCCGCAGACGGGCCTCAGGTTTTTCACCGTCTACGGGCCGTGGGGGCGGCCCGACATGATGCCATGGATCTTCACGCAGAAGATCCTCAAGGGCGAACCGATCCCGGTCTTCAACAATGGCGAGATGAGCCGCGATTTCACCTATGTGGACGATATCGTGCGCGGCATCGTCGCCTGCCTCGACGGCCCGCCGGGCGACGACGGAGCGACCAAGCCGGGCGGCAGCGTGGCACCGCACGCGCTCTACAATATCGGCAACAACCGCTCCGAAGAGCTGATGCGGGTGATCGGGATCATCGAGGCGGCGTGTGGCCGCAAAGCCGAGATCGAGCTGCTGCCGATGCAGAAAGGCGACGTGCCGCGCACCTTCGCCGATATCGATGCGATCGCGCGTGACCACGGCTTCCAGCCTGAAACCAGCGCGGACGAAGGCTTCCCGCGCTTCGTCAGCTGGTTCAAGGCCTATCACGGGATCGACTAG
- the wecC gene encoding UDP-N-acetyl-D-mannosamine dehydrogenase, translating into MTNDTPTVAVVGLGYIGLPTAAIIARTGCAVTGVDVSPEVVETINRGAIHIEEVDLDGLVQAVVSRGTLCASTQMPRADVYVIAVPTPFEKDGEHTPDTGYVMAAADAIAPVLDAGALVICESTCPVGTTDAVRDRLAALRPDLAMPGLAAGTPDIAIAYCPERVLPGRILEELVHNDRSVGGVTPRCARKAIAFYKRFVRGECIATDARSAEMTKLVENAFRDVNIAFANELSMIADKQGLDVWEVIRLANRHPRVNVLQPGPGVGGHCIAVDPWFIVHGAPEDSRVIRTAREVNDAKMHHVLERASALIEENPRVPVACLGLAFKANIDDFRESPARFIAARLARTFGSRINIVEPFARELPIEFGETGAKLVDIDTALETCGILIVLVDHDLFRSIPAEERAHALVYDTRGIWAADTPAPGRATPLRLAS; encoded by the coding sequence ATGACCAACGACACACCCACGGTTGCCGTGGTCGGGCTCGGCTATATCGGCTTGCCCACCGCTGCAATCATCGCGCGCACCGGATGCGCGGTTACCGGCGTCGATGTCTCGCCCGAAGTGGTCGAAACGATCAACCGCGGCGCGATCCATATCGAGGAAGTCGATCTGGACGGGCTGGTGCAGGCGGTGGTCTCACGCGGGACGCTGTGTGCCTCAACCCAGATGCCGCGCGCCGATGTCTATGTCATCGCGGTGCCCACGCCGTTCGAGAAGGATGGCGAGCATACGCCCGATACCGGCTATGTGATGGCAGCCGCCGACGCGATCGCGCCGGTGCTGGATGCGGGCGCGCTGGTGATCTGCGAGAGCACCTGTCCGGTCGGCACGACCGATGCAGTGCGCGACCGCCTGGCCGCGCTGCGCCCCGATCTCGCGATGCCGGGGCTGGCGGCGGGCACGCCGGATATCGCCATCGCCTATTGCCCGGAGCGGGTGCTGCCGGGCCGCATTCTGGAAGAACTGGTCCATAATGATCGCTCGGTCGGCGGGGTTACGCCGCGCTGCGCTAGGAAGGCGATCGCCTTCTACAAGCGCTTCGTGCGCGGGGAATGCATCGCGACCGACGCACGCTCGGCAGAGATGACCAAGCTGGTCGAAAACGCCTTTCGCGACGTCAATATCGCCTTTGCCAACGAGCTTTCGATGATCGCGGACAAGCAGGGGCTGGACGTGTGGGAGGTGATCCGCCTCGCCAACCGCCACCCGCGGGTGAACGTCCTCCAGCCCGGCCCGGGCGTGGGCGGCCACTGCATCGCGGTCGACCCGTGGTTCATCGTCCATGGCGCGCCCGAAGATTCGCGCGTCATCCGCACCGCACGTGAGGTCAATGATGCCAAGATGCACCATGTGCTGGAGCGCGCGAGTGCCTTGATCGAGGAGAACCCGCGTGTGCCGGTCGCGTGCCTCGGGCTGGCGTTCAAGGCGAATATCGACGATTTCCGCGAGAGCCCTGCGCGCTTCATCGCCGCCCGGCTGGCGCGCACATTCGGCTCGCGAATCAATATCGTGGAGCCGTTTGCGCGCGAACTGCCGATCGAATTCGGGGAAACCGGCGCGAAGCTGGTCGACATCGACACCGCGCTGGAAACCTGCGGCATCCTGATCGTGCTGGTCGACCACGACCTGTTCCGCTCGATCCCGGCGGAAGAGCGCGCCCACGCGCTGGTTTACGATACGCGCGGTATCTGGGCGGCGGATACGCCTGCGCCGGGCCGGGCGACGCCGCTACGCCTCGCAAGCTGA
- a CDS encoding polysaccharide biosynthesis tyrosine autokinase → MNIQASRFGSESGPSDQPPQGGGNPLGVQAGQPGEGEGPSIVQHYLRIAQRWRWLILGSIAACVALGLVATLLMTPQYTATATIEISREGNQVTNFEGVEREVSVSDQEFYQTQYGLLRARTLAERVAGQLGLIDNPEFFASYGVEGGEDPAFALDNGRYTAQGRQDRQRVAGEILLANINVEPARLSRLVDISFTGPDPAFAARVSNSWAENFIQSNLERKVQATSYGREQLQAQLADYKERLDESQRQLVTYASSEEIINLPAPPGADGRPQERSIVADDLAALNTALTEATADRIQAEARARQAGGGSSSTESLANQAINKLREKRADLAGEYQLLMVRFEPGYPEARALQSQIDEIDRAIAREEARVSGSLQGDYRAALEREQTLQARVNRLKADYLDLRRRSIQYNIYQQEVDTNRALYDGLLQRFKEIGVAGGVGVNNVSIIDPADVPQVPSSPNLLMNVLLSLIVGAGIGAALAFLLEQIDEAITDPTEVRRKLGLPLLGTIPTVAEGRPDEALLDRKSSLVDAYLAAFTNLGFTTEHGVPRSFAVTSTRPAEGKSTSSLALATTLARAGKSVILVDGDMRSPSVHQLGGVDHDRGLSNFLAGDDDIETMTFPMTHLGFTAMSAGPIPPNAAELLTGNRLDLLMRRLLEMYDHVVIDSPPVMGLADAPLIATHVEGVLYVVESHNIRAGLVKNAIGRLNSANIRIFGALLTKFEAKKSAYGYSYGYEYGYSYGKEDEGKGGKAKA, encoded by the coding sequence ATGAACATCCAGGCCTCCCGGTTCGGCAGCGAGTCCGGCCCTTCCGACCAGCCACCCCAGGGCGGCGGCAATCCGCTGGGCGTGCAGGCGGGCCAGCCGGGCGAGGGCGAAGGCCCCTCGATCGTGCAGCATTACCTGCGGATCGCGCAGCGCTGGCGCTGGCTGATCCTGGGCTCGATCGCGGCATGCGTCGCGCTGGGCCTGGTCGCGACCCTGCTGATGACCCCGCAATACACCGCCACCGCGACGATCGAGATCTCGCGCGAGGGCAACCAGGTGACCAACTTCGAAGGGGTCGAGCGCGAGGTCAGCGTCTCCGACCAGGAGTTCTACCAGACCCAGTACGGCCTGCTGCGCGCGCGCACCCTGGCCGAACGGGTGGCCGGCCAGCTGGGCCTGATCGACAATCCCGAGTTCTTCGCATCCTACGGCGTGGAGGGCGGCGAAGACCCGGCCTTCGCGCTCGATAACGGGCGCTATACCGCGCAGGGACGCCAGGACCGCCAGCGGGTCGCGGGCGAGATCCTGCTCGCCAACATCAATGTCGAGCCCGCGCGCCTCTCGCGGCTGGTCGACATCAGCTTTACCGGCCCCGATCCCGCGTTTGCCGCGCGGGTCTCCAACAGCTGGGCGGAGAACTTCATCCAGTCCAACCTGGAGCGCAAGGTCCAGGCGACCTCCTACGGGCGCGAGCAGCTGCAGGCGCAGCTGGCCGACTACAAGGAACGCCTCGATGAGTCCCAGCGCCAGCTGGTGACCTATGCCTCGAGCGAGGAGATCATCAACCTGCCCGCCCCCCCCGGGGCCGACGGGCGCCCGCAGGAACGCTCGATCGTGGCCGACGATCTGGCCGCGCTCAACACCGCGCTGACCGAGGCGACCGCCGACCGGATCCAGGCCGAGGCGCGCGCGCGCCAGGCGGGCGGCGGCTCTTCCTCCACCGAATCGCTCGCCAACCAGGCGATCAACAAGCTGCGCGAGAAGCGCGCCGACCTTGCCGGCGAGTACCAGCTGCTGATGGTCCGGTTCGAACCGGGCTATCCCGAAGCGCGCGCGCTCCAGTCGCAGATCGACGAGATCGACCGCGCGATCGCGCGCGAGGAAGCGCGCGTCTCGGGCTCGCTGCAGGGCGATTACCGTGCCGCGCTGGAGCGCGAGCAGACGCTGCAGGCGCGGGTCAACCGCCTCAAGGCCGACTATCTCGACCTGCGTCGCCGCTCGATCCAGTACAATATCTACCAGCAGGAGGTGGATACCAACCGCGCGCTGTATGACGGGCTGCTGCAGCGCTTCAAGGAGATCGGCGTTGCCGGCGGGGTCGGGGTCAACAATGTCTCGATCATCGATCCGGCCGATGTCCCGCAGGTCCCCTCCAGCCCCAACCTGCTGATGAACGTCCTGCTCTCGCTGATCGTGGGCGCGGGTATCGGCGCGGCGCTGGCCTTCCTGCTCGAACAGATCGACGAGGCGATCACCGATCCCACGGAGGTGCGCCGCAAGCTCGGCCTGCCGCTGCTGGGCACGATCCCCACGGTTGCCGAGGGGCGTCCGGACGAGGCGCTGCTCGATCGCAAGTCGAGCCTGGTCGATGCCTATCTCGCCGCGTTCACCAACCTGGGCTTCACCACCGAACACGGCGTGCCGCGTTCCTTCGCGGTCACCTCGACCCGGCCTGCGGAAGGCAAGTCGACCAGCTCGCTGGCGCTTGCCACCACGCTGGCGCGTGCGGGCAAGAGCGTGATCCTGGTCGATGGCGACATGCGCTCACCCTCGGTCCACCAGCTGGGCGGGGTCGATCACGATCGCGGCCTGTCCAACTTCCTCGCCGGCGACGACGATATCGAGACCATGACCTTCCCGATGACCCACCTGGGGTTCACCGCGATGTCGGCCGGTCCGATCCCGCCCAACGCCGCCGAACTGCTGACCGGCAACCGGCTCGACCTGCTGATGCGCCGCCTGCTGGAAATGTACGACCACGTCGTGATCGACTCGCCCCCGGTCATGGGCCTCGCCGATGCTCCGCTGATCGCGACCCATGTCGAAGGCGTGCTCTACGTGGTCGAATCCCACAATATCCGCGCCGGCCTCGTCAAGAACGCCATCGGACGCCTGAACTCCGCCAACATCCGCATCTTCGGCGCACTGCTCACCAAGTTCGAAGCCAAGAAATCCGCATACGGCTATTCCTACGGCTACGAATACGGATACTCATACGGCAAAGAAGACGAGGGAAAGGGCGGCAAGGCCAAGGCCTGA
- a CDS encoding polysaccharide biosynthesis/export family protein, protein MPTRGDLVAPDRPALIGPLDTIRIEVFNVPEFTRDVQVDASGRIALPFLGTVEAGGKTAGELALDVERALDARYVRDPEVTVNIVNSVSQVVTVSGQVQTPGLYPVTNQTTLLRAIAAARGTGEFARKEEVVILRTVDGRRMAGLYSLEAIERGLYDDPPIYPNDIVVVGDSPQRRMFRDFLTVAPLLASPLITILQ, encoded by the coding sequence GTGCCCACGCGCGGTGATCTGGTGGCGCCGGATCGTCCTGCGCTGATCGGTCCGCTGGACACGATCCGGATCGAGGTTTTCAACGTCCCCGAGTTCACGCGCGATGTGCAGGTGGATGCGAGCGGGCGGATTGCGCTGCCGTTTCTGGGCACGGTCGAGGCGGGCGGCAAGACCGCGGGCGAACTGGCGCTGGATGTCGAGCGGGCGCTCGATGCGCGCTATGTGCGCGATCCGGAGGTGACGGTGAACATCGTCAACTCGGTCAGCCAGGTGGTGACCGTGTCGGGCCAGGTTCAGACCCCGGGCCTGTATCCGGTGACCAACCAGACGACGCTGTTGCGTGCGATCGCGGCGGCGCGCGGGACGGGCGAGTTCGCGCGCAAGGAAGAGGTGGTGATCCTGCGCACGGTCGATGGCCGGCGTATGGCCGGGCTCTACAGCCTTGAGGCGATCGAGCGCGGGCTGTACGACGATCCTCCGATCTATCCCAACGACATCGTGGTGGTGGGCGACTCCCCCCAGCGCCGCATGTTCCGCGACTTCCTGACCGTGGCGCCGCTGCTGGCATCGCCGCTGATCACGATTTTGCAGTAG
- a CDS encoding sugar transferase, producing MTIGALAVLIAMLTRIALFGTDESFEQVFYAGASAFLGSLIGALLIENVDRYPGVERASAIVPSFAVAYGAIAIALLMFRLDYSRFILIGSCVAVVLLSYLAHFRYKDELVLRISVLGQPDSIALPQLPSIEWVEHSDRGGALDADAITVDFRLPLTDRQSEMLADYALAGIPVYNSRHLIESLTGEVTLEHISETAHGSLTPSPVYQAIKHLLDRLIALIVLIPLLPLMLLAGIAIKLDSPGPMIFRQSRMGYRAQPFTVYKFRTMQHCTAPTPAGLDDLVTKDADARVTRIGRIFRRTRVDELPQIVNILLGQMSWIGPRPEAEKLSRWYEEEIPYYRYRHVVRPGISGWAQTVQGHVADVDSVSTKLNHDFFYIKNFSLWLDLLILAKTLRVMVSGFGSK from the coding sequence GTGACCATCGGCGCGCTTGCCGTCCTGATCGCCATGCTGACGCGCATTGCCCTGTTTGGCACCGATGAAAGTTTCGAGCAGGTCTTCTACGCCGGAGCCAGTGCGTTTCTCGGCTCGCTGATCGGCGCGCTACTGATCGAGAACGTCGATCGCTATCCCGGCGTCGAACGGGCCTCCGCCATCGTGCCTTCGTTCGCGGTCGCCTACGGGGCGATCGCGATTGCCCTGCTGATGTTCCGGCTCGACTACAGCCGCTTCATCCTGATCGGCAGTTGCGTCGCGGTGGTGCTGCTCTCGTACCTCGCGCATTTCCGCTACAAGGACGAGCTGGTGCTGCGGATCAGCGTGCTCGGCCAGCCCGACAGTATTGCGCTGCCGCAGCTTCCCTCGATCGAATGGGTCGAGCATTCGGACCGCGGCGGCGCTCTGGATGCGGACGCGATCACGGTCGATTTCCGCCTCCCGCTGACCGACCGCCAGAGCGAGATGCTGGCCGACTACGCGCTCGCCGGGATTCCGGTTTACAACTCGCGGCACCTGATCGAATCGCTGACCGGCGAGGTTACGCTGGAGCATATTTCGGAAACCGCGCACGGCTCGTTGACCCCGTCGCCGGTGTATCAGGCGATCAAGCACCTGCTCGACCGGCTGATCGCGCTGATCGTGCTGATCCCGCTGCTGCCGCTGATGTTGCTGGCGGGAATCGCGATCAAGCTCGACAGTCCCGGGCCGATGATCTTCCGCCAGAGCCGGATGGGATACCGCGCGCAGCCCTTCACGGTGTACAAGTTCCGCACCATGCAGCATTGCACCGCTCCCACGCCTGCCGGGCTGGACGATCTGGTGACCAAGGATGCCGATGCCCGGGTTACGCGGATCGGCCGCATCTTCCGCCGCACGCGAGTCGACGAACTGCCGCAGATCGTGAACATCCTGCTGGGGCAGATGAGCTGGATCGGCCCGCGTCCCGAGGCTGAGAAGCTGTCGCGCTGGTACGAGGAGGAAATCCCCTATTACCGCTATCGCCACGTGGTTCGCCCCGGTATCAGCGGCTGGGCACAGACCGTCCAGGGCCACGTCGCCGATGTCGACAGCGTGAGCACGAAGCTCAACCACGATTTCTTCTACATCAAGAATTTCTCCCTCTGGCTCGACCTGCTTATCCTCGCCAAGACCCTGCGCGTCATGGTCAGCGGGTTCGGCTCGAAATAG
- a CDS encoding nucleotide sugar dehydrogenase yields MHSQQLIDRLTNGTATIGVVGLGYVGLPLVLRYCEKGYKTIGFDVDARKVEKLAKAQSYIEHISGKDIAAANDAGFEATTDMARIDEVDAIILCVPTPLNKYREPDLTYVLNTTEAIVPHMRAGQVVSLESTTWPGTTDEELKPRIEKSGLKVGEEVFLVYSPEREDPGNEKFETATIPKIVGGVTETCHAVGQALYGGVIDTVVPVSSTKVAELTKLLENIHRAVNIGLVNEMKIVADRMDIDIHEVIRAAATKPFGFVPYYPGPGLGGHCIPIDPFYLTWKAREFGLHTRFIELAGEVNSSMPDFVVNKLALALNGKHKSIAGSKILVLGIAYKPNVDDMRESPSVEIMEKLRDLGADIHYSDPHIPVFPETREHDFDLSSVDLTADSLAGFDAVVLTTHHNAFDYDMILEHAAVILDTRGKFDRNHEKVFPA; encoded by the coding sequence TTGCATAGCCAGCAACTGATCGATCGCCTGACCAACGGCACCGCCACCATCGGAGTGGTCGGCCTCGGCTATGTCGGCCTGCCGCTGGTGCTGCGCTATTGCGAGAAGGGCTACAAGACGATCGGGTTCGACGTAGATGCCCGCAAGGTCGAGAAGCTGGCCAAGGCGCAAAGCTATATCGAGCATATCTCGGGCAAGGATATCGCTGCGGCAAACGACGCCGGGTTCGAGGCGACCACCGACATGGCCCGGATCGACGAGGTCGATGCGATCATCCTGTGCGTGCCCACCCCGCTCAACAAATATCGCGAGCCCGATCTGACCTACGTGCTCAACACGACCGAGGCGATCGTACCGCACATGCGCGCAGGCCAGGTCGTCTCGCTCGAAAGCACCACCTGGCCGGGTACCACGGACGAGGAGCTCAAGCCGCGGATCGAGAAATCCGGGCTCAAGGTCGGCGAGGAAGTGTTCCTCGTATATTCCCCCGAGCGTGAGGATCCGGGCAACGAGAAGTTCGAGACCGCGACCATTCCCAAGATCGTCGGCGGGGTGACCGAAACCTGCCACGCAGTCGGCCAGGCGCTGTATGGCGGGGTGATCGACACGGTGGTCCCGGTCAGCTCGACCAAGGTCGCCGAGCTGACCAAGCTGCTCGAAAACATCCACCGCGCGGTCAATATCGGGCTCGTCAACGAGATGAAGATCGTCGCCGACCGGATGGATATCGACATTCATGAGGTGATCCGCGCCGCGGCGACCAAGCCGTTCGGCTTCGTGCCCTATTACCCCGGTCCGGGCCTCGGCGGCCACTGCATCCCGATCGACCCGTTCTATCTCACGTGGAAGGCGCGCGAATTCGGCCTGCACACCCGCTTCATCGAGCTGGCGGGCGAGGTGAACAGCTCGATGCCCGATTTCGTGGTCAACAAGCTGGCGCTGGCGCTCAACGGCAAGCACAAGTCGATCGCGGGGTCGAAGATCCTGGTGCTCGGCATCGCCTACAAGCCCAATGTCGACGATATGCGCGAATCCCCCTCGGTCGAGATCATGGAGAAGCTGCGCGATCTGGGCGCGGATATCCACTACAGCGACCCCCACATCCCGGTCTTCCCCGAAACGCGCGAGCACGATTTCGACCTTTCCTCGGTCGATCTGACGGCGGACTCGCTCGCCGGGTTCGACGCGGTGGTCCTGACCACCCACCATAATGCGTTCGACTACGACATGATCCTCGAACACGCCGCCGTCATCCTCGACACGCGCGGCAAGTTCGACCGCAACCACGAAAAGGTGTTCCCGGCATGA